One genomic region from Cryptosporangium phraense encodes:
- a CDS encoding ABC transporter permease, which produces MTLSRTSRIVLRTIMVLALAVVYVPLLVVVVNSFNSDRTFGWPPSGFTLEWWRRTAQNTGALDALWTSVQVGFVATVIALVLGTLASFGLQRHRFFGRDSISLLIVLPIALPGIVTGIALNNAFRTVLGLQLGFITVVVAHATFCVVIVFNNVIARLRRLGGNLEEASMDLGADLFTTFRLVTFPMLRSALLAGGLLAFALSFDEIIVTTFTAGAGTTTLPIWILNNLFRPNQAPVVNVVATVLIVLSVVPVYLAQRLSGESTGGGRF; this is translated from the coding sequence ATGACCCTGTCCCGCACCTCCCGGATCGTGCTGCGCACGATCATGGTTCTCGCGCTGGCCGTCGTCTACGTCCCGCTGCTCGTCGTCGTCGTCAACTCGTTCAACTCCGATCGGACGTTCGGCTGGCCGCCGTCGGGGTTCACGCTCGAGTGGTGGCGACGGACGGCGCAGAACACCGGCGCTCTGGACGCGTTGTGGACGAGTGTGCAGGTCGGCTTCGTCGCGACGGTGATCGCGCTGGTCCTGGGCACGCTGGCGTCGTTCGGGCTGCAGCGGCACCGGTTCTTCGGGCGGGACTCGATCTCGCTGCTGATCGTGCTGCCGATCGCGCTGCCCGGCATCGTCACCGGCATCGCGCTGAACAACGCGTTCCGCACGGTGCTGGGTCTGCAGCTGGGGTTCATCACGGTCGTCGTCGCGCACGCGACGTTCTGCGTGGTGATCGTCTTCAACAACGTGATCGCCCGGCTGCGCCGGCTCGGGGGCAACCTGGAGGAGGCGTCGATGGACCTCGGCGCCGACCTGTTCACCACGTTCCGCCTGGTCACGTTCCCGATGCTGCGCTCCGCGCTGCTGGCCGGCGGTCTGCTGGCGTTCGCGCTCTCGTTCGACGAGATCATCGTGACGACGTTCACCGCCGGCGCCGGTACGACGACGCTGCCGATCTGGATCCTGAACAACCTGTTCCGGCCCAACCAGGCGCCGGTCGTCAACGTGGTGGCGACGGTGCTGATCGTGCTCTCGGTGGTGCCGGTCTATCTGGCCCAGCGGCTGTCGGGCGAGAGCACCGGCGGCGGCCGCTTCTAG